The window TCAACTGACGGACGGCAAGCGTCAGTTTACGGACCGTGCACGCGGGCGGGAAGCGGCCACGCCGGGGGCGGGGGCGGCCGTCGAGTGACTCGATCATGACCGGGGACGTGCACCGGCGCACTCTGTGCGCCAGTAGAGTGACGCGTTGTGGCAGCTCTTCCGTTGAACCAACTTGTCGAGCCCGGATGGGCGAACGCGCTGGAACCCGTGGCCGGGCGTATCGCCGCGATGGGTGACTTCCTGCGTGCGGAGATCGCGGCGGGCCGCACCTATCTGCCGGCCGGAGCGCACGTCCTGCGCGCGTTCCAGCAGCCGTTCGACGAGGTGCGCGTCCTGATCATGGGACAGGATCCGTACCCGACCCCGGGAATGGCCATCGGTCACAGCTTCGCGGTCGCGCCCGAGGTCGACCCGCTGCCCGGCAGCCTGGAGAACATCTTCCGGGAGCTGCACGCGGACCTCGGACTGCCGCGCCCTTCCAACGGCGACCTGACGCCGTGGACCCGGCAGGGCGTGCTGCTGCTGAACAGGGCGCTCACCACCGCCCCCCGCAAGCCCGCGGCCCACCGGGGCAAGGGCTGGGAGGAAGTGACGGAGCAGGCCATCCGCGCCCTGGTCGCCCGCGGCAAGCCGCTGGTGTCCGTGCTGTGGGGGCGCGACGCGCGCAATCTGCTGCCCTTCCTCGACGGCTTCCCGGCGATCGAGTCCGCCCACCCGTCCCCGATGTCCGCGGACCGCGGGTTCTTCGGCTCGCGGCCGTTCAGCCGCACCAACGAGCTCCTGGTGCGCCAGGGCGCCCAGCCGGTGGACTGGCAGCTGCCCTGACCGACCGGGGCCGCTTCACGATCGGCCACCGGTCGGACCGGGCCGCCCCGGGCTCCCGCCGCCTCCGGAGCGCTCGCAGCTCAGGTGCTCGGCGCTCGCTCAGTGCTCAGTGCTCCAGGGTGGCCGCCCGTACGCACAGGACGTCCGGCAGGTGTTCGGTCAGCAACTGCCAGCTCTCGCCGTCGTCGTGGCTGGCGTACAGCTCGCCGTTGCGGTTGCCGAAGTAGATTCCCGCAGGGTCCGCGTCGTCCGTGCACAGCGCGTCCCGCAGCACCGTGCCGTAGTGGTCCCCGGTGGGGAGCCCGCGCGTCAGCGGTTCCCAGCTGGCGCCCGCGTCCCGGGTGCGGAAGACCCGGCACCGGTGTCCGGCCGGGACCCGGTCGGAGTCGGCGTTGAGCGGGAAGACGTAGGCGGTGTCCGGTCGGTGCGGGTGGGCGGCCACCGCGAAGCCGAAGTCGGAGGGCAGTCCGCCGCCGATGTCGGTCCAGCGGGCCCCCGCGTCGTCGCTGCGATAGACGCCCCAGTGGTTCTGCAGGTACAGGCGGTCCGTGTCCCCGGCATCCTGGGCGATCTTGTGCACGCACTGTCCGAACTCGGGGTTCGGATCCGGCAGGAACACCGCCGAGACCCCCTCGTTGGACGGTGTCCAGCTGGCCCCGCCGTCCTTGGTCCGGAACACGCCGGCGGTGGAGACGGCCACGGTCACGGCGTCCGGGTCGCGGGGGTCGGTGATCACCGTGTGCAGGCCCTCACCGCCGCCGCCCGGCTCCCACTTGCCCCGGGTCGGGTGCTCCCACAGCGGGCGGACCAGTTCGAAGGACTCGCCCCGGTCCGTCGAGCGGAACAGCGCGGCCGGCTCCGTCCCCGCGTACACCACGTCCGGGGCCTCGGGCCCGGCCGGCTGCAGCTGCCAGACCCGCTCCAGCGAGGCGCCGGTGTCCTGGGGGAACTTCACGGCGGCCGCGGCGGGTTCCCGCCAGGTCGCCCCGAGGTCGTCGGAGCTGAAGACGGACGGCCCCCAGTGCGTGCTGTCCCCGCCGACCAGCAGCCGGGGCGCCGGGCCCCGCCGGTCGACGGCGACCGCGTAGATCGCCTGGGCGTTGAAATGGGGTCCGTCGAACTCCCACGGCGCGCCGTTTCGGCGACGCCCGATGAAGAGTCCTTTACGGGTTCCCACGAGCAGTAGTACGTCGGCCATGGCCGGCACCTCCGGACCTCGTCGTCCTGTGGGGCTTTGCCTTGCAGAGCTTTTCGGCCAGTCTGCACCCGCCCACTGACATGGGCCCGGCGGACCGCGCGGAGTCCGCGAACAGCTGATCGATACCGATCGTTTACGGCGCGGCAATGATCGCTACTTGCATGTAGGTGTCTGGAATGGGTTGACTTCAAGCCACTACTGCCGCACCCGAGAGGACTTATGTGGCCACCGAGCGCCTGTCCCCGCTCGACCTCGCCTTCTGGCGGATCGAATCCGCCGACCACCCCATGCACCTCGGCGCCCTGGCCGTCTTCAGCGCCGCGCCGCGCGGCGGCTCCGGCGCCGCCGAGCACGCCGCCGAACTGCTCGCCGCCCGCTGCGCGTCCGTACCGGGGCTGCGCCGCCGGATCCGCGACGTGCTGCTGCCGGTCGGCGCGGCCGCCTGGACGCCGGACCCCGGCTTCGACCCCGCGCGGCACGTGTTCCTCGTCCGTACGGACTGCGCCGACCCGCACGCCGCCGCCGGGCCGCTGATGGCCCGGCCGCTGGACCGGGAGCTCCCGCCGTGGGAGGCGCACGTGCTGGCCGGGCCGGACCCGGACTCCTTCGCGGTGCTCTTCAAGTTCCACCACGCCCTCGCCGACGGCCTGGGCGCGCTCGCCCTGGCGGCCACCCTGTTCGACGAGGGACCGGCCCTGCGGACGCCCGCGCGCCCGGTCCCCGAGCAGCGGGCGGCCGGCTCCGCGCTGCGCCGGCTCCCCGGGGCCCTCGCCGCCCGGGTCCAGGACGTCGGCCAGGCCCTGGAGATCGGCGCCGCCGTGGCCCGCGCGGGACTGCCGCTCGGGGTTCCCGCCGCCCTCACGGCGGACCCGGACGGTCCGGGGGCCCGGACCGTCGCCGGTCTCGCCCTCGACCTGGACGAGGTCAACCTGGTCCGCAAAGCGGCCGGCGGCACCGTCAACGACGTGCTCATCTCCGTGGTCGCCGGGGCGCTGCGGCGCTGGCTGGAGGAGCGGGGCGATCCCGCGCCCGCCGGGCCGGGCCCCCGCGCCCTGATTCCCGTCTCGCGCCGGGGCAGGCCCGGAGCCGGCGGCGGGAACCGGCTCTCCGGCTACCTGCTGCGGCTGCCGCTCGCCGAGCGCGACCCGCTGCTGCGCCTGGACCGGGTCCGGGCGGCCATGGACCGCAACAAGGACGCCGGCCCCGCCCGCGGCGCGGGAGCCGTCGCCCTGCTCGCCGACCACGTCCACCCGCTCGGCCACCGGCTCGGCGGCCCGCTCGTCGCCCAGGCGGCCCGGCTGCTCTTCGACATCCTGGTCACGAGCGTCCCGCTGCCCGGCCTGACCTTCTCCCTCGGCGGCAGCCGGGTCCGCGAGGTCTATCCCTTCGCCCCGCTGGCCCGAGGCCAGTCGCTGGCCGTCGCCGTCTCCACGTACAAGGGGACCGTCCACTACGGCCTGGTCGCCGACGCCGCCGCCGTCCCGGACCTGGCCGTGCTGGCCGGGGCGCTGCGCGCGGAGCTCGACGCGCTTGTACGAGAAGTCTCGTAGTACGAGGGAATTCGTAGTATGGTGAATCTCGTACTTAGGCGTCGATCCCGGCGCGCCCGGTGACATCTGGAGAGTCCTGATGAGTGCTGCACCCGCCGTCCCTGCTGCGTTCACCGCCCTGTTCGCGCCCTACACCCTGCGCTCGGTCACCATCCCGAACCGCGTGTGGATGGCCCCGATGTGCCAGTACAGCGCCGAGGCCTTCGGGCCGAACGCGGGCGTGGCCCACGAGTGGCACTTCGCGCACTACGCCGCCCGCGCCGTCGGCGGCACCGGCCTGATCATCCAGGAGGCCACCGCCGTCTCCCCGGAAGGCCGGATCTCCCCGTACGACCTCGGCATCTGGAACGACACCCAGGTCGAGGCCCTGCGCCGGATCACCTCCTTCCTCAAGGCCCGGGGGACCGTCCCCGGCATCCAGATCGGCCACGCCGGCCGCAAGGCCTCCACCGACCGGCCCTGGACGGGCGGCGGCCCGGTCGGACCCGAGGCGCACGGCTGGCGGCCGGCCGCCCCGAGCGCCCTGCCGTTCGCCGAGGGCCACCCGGTTCCGCACGAGCTGACGGTCGATGAGATCGCCGAGATCACGCGCCAGTTCGCGGCCGCCGCCGAACGCGCGCTCGCGGCGGGCTACGAGGTCGTCGAGATCCACGGCGCCCACGGCTACCTCATCGGGGAGTTCCTCTCCCCGCACAGCAACAAGCGCACCGACGCCTACGGCGGCTCCTTCGAGAACCGGACCCGCTTCGCCCTCGACGTCGTGGACGCCGTACGGGCGGTGTGGCCCGAGGAGCTCCCGCTGTTCTTCCGGATCTCCGCCACCGACTGGCTGGAGGAGGACGGCTGGACCGGCGACGAGACGGTGCGCCTGGCCGGACTGCTCCGGGAACACGGCGTGGACCTCCTCGACGTCTCGACCGGCGGCCTGGCCCCCGGCGCGAACATCCCGGTCGGCCCCGGCTACCAGGTGCCGTTCGCCGCCCGGGTCAAGAACGAGACGACCCTCCCGGTGGCCG of the Streptomyces sp. NBC_01294 genome contains:
- a CDS encoding wax ester/triacylglycerol synthase family O-acyltransferase, whose product is MATERLSPLDLAFWRIESADHPMHLGALAVFSAAPRGGSGAAEHAAELLAARCASVPGLRRRIRDVLLPVGAAAWTPDPGFDPARHVFLVRTDCADPHAAAGPLMARPLDRELPPWEAHVLAGPDPDSFAVLFKFHHALADGLGALALAATLFDEGPALRTPARPVPEQRAAGSALRRLPGALAARVQDVGQALEIGAAVARAGLPLGVPAALTADPDGPGARTVAGLALDLDEVNLVRKAAGGTVNDVLISVVAGALRRWLEERGDPAPAGPGPRALIPVSRRGRPGAGGGNRLSGYLLRLPLAERDPLLRLDRVRAAMDRNKDAGPARGAGAVALLADHVHPLGHRLGGPLVAQAARLLFDILVTSVPLPGLTFSLGGSRVREVYPFAPLARGQSLAVAVSTYKGTVHYGLVADAAAVPDLAVLAGALRAELDALVREVS
- a CDS encoding WD40/YVTN/BNR-like repeat-containing protein is translated as MADVLLLVGTRKGLFIGRRRNGAPWEFDGPHFNAQAIYAVAVDRRGPAPRLLVGGDSTHWGPSVFSSDDLGATWREPAAAAVKFPQDTGASLERVWQLQPAGPEAPDVVYAGTEPAALFRSTDRGESFELVRPLWEHPTRGKWEPGGGGEGLHTVITDPRDPDAVTVAVSTAGVFRTKDGGASWTPSNEGVSAVFLPDPNPEFGQCVHKIAQDAGDTDRLYLQNHWGVYRSDDAGARWTDIGGGLPSDFGFAVAAHPHRPDTAYVFPLNADSDRVPAGHRCRVFRTRDAGASWEPLTRGLPTGDHYGTVLRDALCTDDADPAGIYFGNRNGELYASHDDGESWQLLTEHLPDVLCVRAATLEH
- a CDS encoding uracil-DNA glycosylase, whose amino-acid sequence is MAALPLNQLVEPGWANALEPVAGRIAAMGDFLRAEIAAGRTYLPAGAHVLRAFQQPFDEVRVLIMGQDPYPTPGMAIGHSFAVAPEVDPLPGSLENIFRELHADLGLPRPSNGDLTPWTRQGVLLLNRALTTAPRKPAAHRGKGWEEVTEQAIRALVARGKPLVSVLWGRDARNLLPFLDGFPAIESAHPSPMSADRGFFGSRPFSRTNELLVRQGAQPVDWQLP
- a CDS encoding NADH:flavin oxidoreductase/NADH oxidase, with product MSAAPAVPAAFTALFAPYTLRSVTIPNRVWMAPMCQYSAEAFGPNAGVAHEWHFAHYAARAVGGTGLIIQEATAVSPEGRISPYDLGIWNDTQVEALRRITSFLKARGTVPGIQIGHAGRKASTDRPWTGGGPVGPEAHGWRPAAPSALPFAEGHPVPHELTVDEIAEITRQFAAAAERALAAGYEVVEIHGAHGYLIGEFLSPHSNKRTDAYGGSFENRTRFALDVVDAVRAVWPEELPLFFRISATDWLEEDGWTGDETVRLAGLLREHGVDLLDVSTGGLAPGANIPVGPGYQVPFAARVKNETTLPVAAVGLITEPQQAEKILANGEADAVLLGRELLRDPYWARRAADELGAEIRTPGQYQRSW